Below is a genomic region from Cytophagales bacterium.
TTTATCTACATTATAATGTTTTTCCACATATTTTTTTAACTTTCCAGCACGCTGCAAAGCGCTTTGATAATCTGATCTAACGTTATTGATTGCTTCAACAATGGCTTTTACAGAACCAGGCTCTACGAGCAACCCCCTTCCATCAGCTAATAGATCCGTTATCCCTCCAACAGCGCTACCTATAACCGGAAGATACGCAGCTCCGGCTTCTATTAAAACCGTAGGCATTCCTTCGTCATAGGAAGGTAAGACGAGCAGATCGGCTGCTGACATTAATAATGGGATCATGTGGTGTGGAGTAAGCCTGGTTGAAATCACATCAGAAGCCGAAACTATCACATCTGTTAAGGGGCCAAAGCCGCTAAAAATACCTGAAAGCTCCCCTCTACCAGCTCCCCCTGCCTCCCGTAATGCTGGCCCTGTGGGAGGGGGGCTGGCAGGATGGTTAGGGGTGAGGCGCTTAATGGTTTTGATCGCTTCAACCAATTCAATTATACCTTTTCTCTTTATAAAATGCCCGGCATACAATACGATAAATTTACCAGAAGGTAATTTCAATTTTTCTCTTGATACTAACTTATTTGGCAAATTTTCGTAATTGGCTAAATTTATACCAATTGAGATAATTTTTGGCCTTCTGCCTGTTAAAGATTCTGTTCGTTCGGATAAAGGCTTGCTAACCGAGATCACTTCATCAGCGCCAAGTATGGCCTTTTTGAACCTGTTGTGCGAGCGTTTATTATAAAATGGATATTCGTTAACATCATTCCTATGTAATGTAAGCATATAGGGTACATTCCAAAATCGTGAAAGTTGAAGCGCTGCCATACCTAAAGGATATGCAAAATGGGCATGGATCAAGTCGGGCTTTCTGTCAAAGATTTTTTTTACCGCAAAATATATAAACTTATGTACAGCCCCATAGTATAAATGTTTGTAATAGCCAAAATATCTTGGGCGGTAAATCCCGATGTCTGACCGGCATTCATAATAAGGCAATTTCTTATATGTTTTTATTTTTTTTGACAAAGCAGGGATGAAAGGTGGAATATAAGGAACCGGAGCTATAATGTTCATCTCAACGCCCTTTTTTGCCAACCCTTCAGCAATATCGATGTGAAATGCTCCATCCATAGGATTTAGTGCATTGGGATATTTGGAGACTAACCATAAAAGGGTCATGTGGGAATAATAGTAAAATCATTCAACAGGGGGTTGAACGGTTTTTTCGATTATTTCGTTAGGGTTCCCTGCAGGGTCTGTTGAGACGGTCTTGGTTGGTATTGCAAAGCTCAATATCGCCCATATAGCGGTGATGGTAATAACAGTAAATGTGGCAGAGATGCCGACCATCCATTTTATGAGGTCTGTTTTAGTAGTTTCAATTCGTTCAACAAACTCGGTTTTTAACTCGGTTTTAGTTGCTTCAATTCGTTCAACAAACTCGGTTTTGTCGCGTTCTGATTTTTCATAAAGCATTTTTAAGTTTTGATTGATGGCCTTGATATCAATCTTGATATCTTTGACATCATCAGCTATCCCATCGTATCTTCCTTCAAGATGAGAAACGCGCTGTGCTAATTCTTCTACTTCTATAGCCATAATTTTATTATTTTAACGCAAATATAACACAAAATGTTCATAAAGTATAGTTAATCACTTTTTTCATTATATAGTTCTATAAATTTATTACACACATGTTCAATATTATGTTTATTTAAATCAACCTTTAATCGTTTACTGTAATCGCCCTTCAAGAACTGATCAAAAACCCGGTGGCTAAAAGAATTTTGATTGAAACTGAGTATTGGCCGGCCTGCTAAAGCGTAATCAATTATTTTGCTTGGAGACTGATAGGGGGCCAGGTAATCAACATTGATCAAAAAATCTGCTTTGCTCAGCTCATAAATACATTCTGACCTGGGGATGTTTGAATGAATGCATAGCTTCCCGTTCAGCTTGCTTCTATATTGCTCAAGGATGCTGATGGTATCACCATTTTGAAAATTTGTATATATTAAAAAGTTGAATTGTGCTTTTAAACCTAATAAATAGTCAAAGAATATTTTAGGGTCTCTAACTTTTTTATAGAAAACACCTGCATAGGCAAATGTAGTTATCTTATTGAGCCGGTATTTGGCTGTTTTTATATTTTCTAAGTCAATGCCTTGGGTAATAACTTTAATTTTGTCGTTACTTTTATAATGTAAATATGCTTTGATGGCTCTTGTAGTTGGAACTGTTATATAATTAAATTTATTCATAACTTTTGCTTCTAATGATTTAAAATAAAAAGTTTTAGGGGTTTTAAAATGATAAAAAAATGGGTCACCATAATCAGCAACAGAAATTTTTGCCAGACGGGGATTTTTCTTCAAAGCTAAAGCAGTTCCTAAATGAACCGGAAAAGGATAAGAAACAGAGATCAGCATATCATAATG
It encodes:
- a CDS encoding glycosyltransferase family 4 protein; the protein is MTLLWLVSKYPNALNPMDGAFHIDIAEGLAKKGVEMNIIAPVPYIPPFIPALSKKIKTYKKLPYYECRSDIGIYRPRYFGYYKHLYYGAVHKFIYFAVKKIFDRKPDLIHAHFAYPLGMAALQLSRFWNVPYMLTLHRNDVNEYPFYNKRSHNRFKKAILGADEVISVSKPLSERTESLTGRRPKIISIGINLANYENLPNKLVSREKLKLPSGKFIVLYAGHFIKRKGIIELVEAIKTIKRLTPNHPASPPPTGPALREAGGAGRGELSGIFSGFGPLTDVIVSASDVISTRLTPHHMIPLLMSAADLLVLPSYDEGMPTVLIEAGAAYLPVIGSAVGGITDLLADGRGLLVEPGSVKAIVEAINNVRSDYQSALQRAGKLKKYVEKHYNVDKNAEIIINEYKNIIQND
- a CDS encoding glycosyltransferase family 4 protein, giving the protein MKILLVSYYFPPENTPRAHRTFFLAKEFAHQGHQVTVCIPNYDFDYSNIEQDLDLNIKKVSTGFFFNRNAKAKLSKAIRSTKDNISYLERCKNFAFKYGKKMLNHLLPDGKFWEYSITLKKTLLAEKHHYDMLISVSYPFPVHLGTALALKKNPRLAKISVADYGDPFFYHFKTPKTFYFKSLEAKVMNKFNYITVPTTRAIKAYLHYKSNDKIKVITQGIDLENIKTAKYRLNKITTFAYAGVFYKKVRDPKIFFDYLLGLKAQFNFLIYTNFQNGDTISILEQYRSKLNGKLCIHSNIPRSECIYELSKADFLINVDYLAPYQSPSKIIDYALAGRPILSFNQNSFSHRVFDQFLKGDYSKRLKVDLNKHNIEHVCNKFIELYNEKSD